The proteins below come from a single Plantactinospora sp. KBS50 genomic window:
- a CDS encoding PH domain-containing protein, whose product MNDPERDGGPGDPLEPWPRTVPWQPVSRSLIWVELVRLGAGLGVLTLGVLIGWALTGHWAFAAGLGLVLLIAIWRGTVIVRAVHAWGYAERDNDLLVRHGLLVRRLSIVPYARMQFVDVSAGPLERAFGLATVQLHTAAAASDARVPGLPPAEAARLRDRLTALGEDRAEGL is encoded by the coding sequence GTGAATGATCCGGAACGGGACGGCGGACCCGGCGACCCGTTGGAGCCCTGGCCCCGGACGGTCCCCTGGCAACCGGTCTCCCGCAGCCTGATCTGGGTCGAGCTGGTCCGCCTCGGCGCCGGGCTGGGCGTACTCACCCTGGGCGTGCTGATCGGCTGGGCGTTGACCGGGCACTGGGCCTTCGCCGCCGGCCTGGGGCTGGTGCTGCTGATCGCGATCTGGCGCGGCACGGTGATCGTCCGGGCCGTGCACGCCTGGGGGTACGCCGAACGGGACAACGACCTGCTGGTCCGGCACGGGCTGCTGGTCCGGCGGCTGTCGATCGTGCCGTACGCCCGGATGCAGTTCGTGGACGTCAGCGCCGGCCCGCTGGAGCGGGCCTTCGGGCTGGCGACCGTGCAGTTGCACACGGCCGCCGCGGCCAGCGACGCGCGGGTGCCGGGGCTGCCGCCGGCCGAGGCCGCCCGGCTGCGGGACCGGCTCACCGCGCTCGGTGAGGACCGGGCGGAGGGCCTGTGA